One genomic region from Sciurus carolinensis chromosome 2, mSciCar1.2, whole genome shotgun sequence encodes:
- the Foxa2 gene encoding hepatocyte nuclear factor 3-beta isoform X2, which yields MHSASSMLGAVKMEGHEPSDWSSYYAEPEGYSSVSNMNAGLGMNGMNTYMSMSAAAMGSGSGNMSAGSMNMSSYVGAGMSPSLAGMSPGAGAMAGMGGSAGAAGVAGMGPHLSPSLSPLGGQAAGAMSGLAPYANMNSMSPMYGQAGLSRARDPKTYRRSYTHAKPPYSYISLITMAIQQSPNKMLTLSEIYQWIMDLFPFYRQNQQRWQNSIRHSLSFNDCFLKVPRSPDKPGKGSFWTLHPDSGNMFENGCYLRRQKRFKCEKQLALKEAAGAGGGGKKATAGTQASQAQLGEAAGPASETPAGTESPHSSASPCQEHKRGGLGELKGTPTAALSPPEPAPSPGQQQAAAHLLGPPHHPGLPPEAHLKPEHHYAFNHPFSINNLMSSEQQHHHSHHHHQPHKMDLKTYEQVPRSATFGKNQDTARRLAGTPLDANQLNCDWENRSMIPRAVNLLTS from the exons ATGCACTCGGCTTCCAGTATGCTGGGAGCCGTGAAGATGGAAGGGCACGAGCCGTCCGACTGGAGCAGCTACTATGCCGAGCCCGAG GGCTACTCTTCCGTCAGCAACATGAACGCCGGCCTGGGGATGAACGGCATGAATACTTACATGAGCATGTCGGCGGCCGCCATGGGCAGCGGCTCCGGCAACATGAGCGCTGGCTCCATGAACATGTCGTCGTACGTGGGCGCGGGCATGAGCCCGTCCCTGGCCGGCATGTCCCCAGGCGCGGGCGCCATGGCGGGCATGGGCGGCTCGGCCGGGGCGGCTGGCGTGGCGGGCATGGGACCGCACTTGAGTCCGAGCCTTAGCCCCCTCGGGGGACAGGCGGCTGGGGCCATGAGTGGTCTGGCCCCATATGCCAATATGAACTCCATGAGTCCCATGTACGGGCAGGCGGGCCTGAGCCGCGCGCGCGACCCCAAGACTTACCGGCGCAGTTACACGCACGCCAAGCCGCCCTATTCGTACATTTCGCTCATCACCATGGCCATCCAACAGAGCCCCAACAAGATGCTGACGCTGAGCGAGATCTACCAGTGGATCATGGACCTCTTTCCCTTCTACCGGCAGAACCAGCAGCGCTGGCAGAACTCCATTCGCCACTCGCTCTCCTTCAACGACTGTTTTCTCAAGGTGCCCCGCTCGCCAGACAAGCCCGGCAAGGGCTCTTTTTGGACCCTGCACCCCGACTCGGGCAACATGTTCGAGAACGGCTGCTACCTACGTCGCCAGAAACGTTTCAAGTGCGAGAAGCAGCTGGCTCTGAAGGAAGCCGCGGGTGCCGGGGGCGGAGGCAAGAAGGCGACTGCTGGGACCCAGGCCTCGCAGGCTCAGCTCGGGGAGGCCGCCGGACCGGCCTCCGAGACTCCGGCGGGCACCGAGTCGCCTCATTCGAGCGCCTCCCCGTGCCAGGAGCATAAGCGTGGGGGTCTGGGAGAGCTGAAAGGGACGCCTACCGCGGCGCTGAGCCCCCCGGAGCCGGCGCCCTCGCCAGGGCAGCAGCAGGCCGCGGCCCACCTGCTGGGCCCGCCCCATCACCCTGGCCTGCCGCCTGAAGCCCATCTCAAACCTGAGCACCACTACGCCTTCAATCACCCCTTCTCCATCAACAACCTCATGTCCTCGGAGCAGCAACACCACCacagccatcaccaccaccagcccCACAAAATGGACCTCAAGACCTACGAACAG GTACCAAGATCGGCCACTTTCGGAAAGAACCAGGACACTGCGCGGCGACTGGCAGG GACCCCCCTGGATGCAAACCAGCTCAACTGTGACTGGGAAAACAGATCCATGATCCCCAGAGCTGTTAATCTGCTCACCTCTTAG
- the Foxa2 gene encoding hepatocyte nuclear factor 3-beta isoform X3, whose product MLGAVKMEGHEPSDWSSYYAEPEGYSSVSNMNAGLGMNGMNTYMSMSAAAMGSGSGNMSAGSMNMSSYVGAGMSPSLAGMSPGAGAMAGMGGSAGAAGVAGMGPHLSPSLSPLGGQAAGAMSGLAPYANMNSMSPMYGQAGLSRARDPKTYRRSYTHAKPPYSYISLITMAIQQSPNKMLTLSEIYQWIMDLFPFYRQNQQRWQNSIRHSLSFNDCFLKVPRSPDKPGKGSFWTLHPDSGNMFENGCYLRRQKRFKCEKQLALKEAAGAGGGGKKATAGTQASQAQLGEAAGPASETPAGTESPHSSASPCQEHKRGGLGELKGTPTAALSPPEPAPSPGQQQAAAHLLGPPHHPGLPPEAHLKPEHHYAFNHPFSINNLMSSEQQHHHSHHHHQPHKMDLKTYEQVMHYPGYGSPMPGSLAMGPVTNKAGLDASPLAADTSYYQGVYSRPIMNSS is encoded by the exons ATGCTGGGAGCCGTGAAGATGGAAGGGCACGAGCCGTCCGACTGGAGCAGCTACTATGCCGAGCCCGAG GGCTACTCTTCCGTCAGCAACATGAACGCCGGCCTGGGGATGAACGGCATGAATACTTACATGAGCATGTCGGCGGCCGCCATGGGCAGCGGCTCCGGCAACATGAGCGCTGGCTCCATGAACATGTCGTCGTACGTGGGCGCGGGCATGAGCCCGTCCCTGGCCGGCATGTCCCCAGGCGCGGGCGCCATGGCGGGCATGGGCGGCTCGGCCGGGGCGGCTGGCGTGGCGGGCATGGGACCGCACTTGAGTCCGAGCCTTAGCCCCCTCGGGGGACAGGCGGCTGGGGCCATGAGTGGTCTGGCCCCATATGCCAATATGAACTCCATGAGTCCCATGTACGGGCAGGCGGGCCTGAGCCGCGCGCGCGACCCCAAGACTTACCGGCGCAGTTACACGCACGCCAAGCCGCCCTATTCGTACATTTCGCTCATCACCATGGCCATCCAACAGAGCCCCAACAAGATGCTGACGCTGAGCGAGATCTACCAGTGGATCATGGACCTCTTTCCCTTCTACCGGCAGAACCAGCAGCGCTGGCAGAACTCCATTCGCCACTCGCTCTCCTTCAACGACTGTTTTCTCAAGGTGCCCCGCTCGCCAGACAAGCCCGGCAAGGGCTCTTTTTGGACCCTGCACCCCGACTCGGGCAACATGTTCGAGAACGGCTGCTACCTACGTCGCCAGAAACGTTTCAAGTGCGAGAAGCAGCTGGCTCTGAAGGAAGCCGCGGGTGCCGGGGGCGGAGGCAAGAAGGCGACTGCTGGGACCCAGGCCTCGCAGGCTCAGCTCGGGGAGGCCGCCGGACCGGCCTCCGAGACTCCGGCGGGCACCGAGTCGCCTCATTCGAGCGCCTCCCCGTGCCAGGAGCATAAGCGTGGGGGTCTGGGAGAGCTGAAAGGGACGCCTACCGCGGCGCTGAGCCCCCCGGAGCCGGCGCCCTCGCCAGGGCAGCAGCAGGCCGCGGCCCACCTGCTGGGCCCGCCCCATCACCCTGGCCTGCCGCCTGAAGCCCATCTCAAACCTGAGCACCACTACGCCTTCAATCACCCCTTCTCCATCAACAACCTCATGTCCTCGGAGCAGCAACACCACCacagccatcaccaccaccagcccCACAAAATGGACCTCAAGACCTACGAACAGGTGATGCACTACCCTGGCTACGGTTCTCCCATGCCCGGCAGCTTGGCCATGGGCCCGGTCACGAACAAAGCGGGCCTGGACGCCTCGCCCCTGGCCGCAGACACCTCCTACTACCAGGGGGTATACTCCCGACCCATTATGAACTCCTCTTAA
- the Foxa2 gene encoding hepatocyte nuclear factor 3-beta isoform X4 yields MNAGLGMNGMNTYMSMSAAAMGSGSGNMSAGSMNMSSYVGAGMSPSLAGMSPGAGAMAGMGGSAGAAGVAGMGPHLSPSLSPLGGQAAGAMSGLAPYANMNSMSPMYGQAGLSRARDPKTYRRSYTHAKPPYSYISLITMAIQQSPNKMLTLSEIYQWIMDLFPFYRQNQQRWQNSIRHSLSFNDCFLKVPRSPDKPGKGSFWTLHPDSGNMFENGCYLRRQKRFKCEKQLALKEAAGAGGGGKKATAGTQASQAQLGEAAGPASETPAGTESPHSSASPCQEHKRGGLGELKGTPTAALSPPEPAPSPGQQQAAAHLLGPPHHPGLPPEAHLKPEHHYAFNHPFSINNLMSSEQQHHHSHHHHQPHKMDLKTYEQVMHYPGYGSPMPGSLAMGPVTNKAGLDASPLAADTSYYQGVYSRPIMNSS; encoded by the coding sequence ATGAACGCCGGCCTGGGGATGAACGGCATGAATACTTACATGAGCATGTCGGCGGCCGCCATGGGCAGCGGCTCCGGCAACATGAGCGCTGGCTCCATGAACATGTCGTCGTACGTGGGCGCGGGCATGAGCCCGTCCCTGGCCGGCATGTCCCCAGGCGCGGGCGCCATGGCGGGCATGGGCGGCTCGGCCGGGGCGGCTGGCGTGGCGGGCATGGGACCGCACTTGAGTCCGAGCCTTAGCCCCCTCGGGGGACAGGCGGCTGGGGCCATGAGTGGTCTGGCCCCATATGCCAATATGAACTCCATGAGTCCCATGTACGGGCAGGCGGGCCTGAGCCGCGCGCGCGACCCCAAGACTTACCGGCGCAGTTACACGCACGCCAAGCCGCCCTATTCGTACATTTCGCTCATCACCATGGCCATCCAACAGAGCCCCAACAAGATGCTGACGCTGAGCGAGATCTACCAGTGGATCATGGACCTCTTTCCCTTCTACCGGCAGAACCAGCAGCGCTGGCAGAACTCCATTCGCCACTCGCTCTCCTTCAACGACTGTTTTCTCAAGGTGCCCCGCTCGCCAGACAAGCCCGGCAAGGGCTCTTTTTGGACCCTGCACCCCGACTCGGGCAACATGTTCGAGAACGGCTGCTACCTACGTCGCCAGAAACGTTTCAAGTGCGAGAAGCAGCTGGCTCTGAAGGAAGCCGCGGGTGCCGGGGGCGGAGGCAAGAAGGCGACTGCTGGGACCCAGGCCTCGCAGGCTCAGCTCGGGGAGGCCGCCGGACCGGCCTCCGAGACTCCGGCGGGCACCGAGTCGCCTCATTCGAGCGCCTCCCCGTGCCAGGAGCATAAGCGTGGGGGTCTGGGAGAGCTGAAAGGGACGCCTACCGCGGCGCTGAGCCCCCCGGAGCCGGCGCCCTCGCCAGGGCAGCAGCAGGCCGCGGCCCACCTGCTGGGCCCGCCCCATCACCCTGGCCTGCCGCCTGAAGCCCATCTCAAACCTGAGCACCACTACGCCTTCAATCACCCCTTCTCCATCAACAACCTCATGTCCTCGGAGCAGCAACACCACCacagccatcaccaccaccagcccCACAAAATGGACCTCAAGACCTACGAACAGGTGATGCACTACCCTGGCTACGGTTCTCCCATGCCCGGCAGCTTGGCCATGGGCCCGGTCACGAACAAAGCGGGCCTGGACGCCTCGCCCCTGGCCGCAGACACCTCCTACTACCAGGGGGTATACTCCCGACCCATTATGAACTCCTCTTAA
- the Foxa2 gene encoding hepatocyte nuclear factor 3-beta isoform X1, which translates to MHSASSMLGAVKMEGHEPSDWSSYYAEPEGYSSVSNMNAGLGMNGMNTYMSMSAAAMGSGSGNMSAGSMNMSSYVGAGMSPSLAGMSPGAGAMAGMGGSAGAAGVAGMGPHLSPSLSPLGGQAAGAMSGLAPYANMNSMSPMYGQAGLSRARDPKTYRRSYTHAKPPYSYISLITMAIQQSPNKMLTLSEIYQWIMDLFPFYRQNQQRWQNSIRHSLSFNDCFLKVPRSPDKPGKGSFWTLHPDSGNMFENGCYLRRQKRFKCEKQLALKEAAGAGGGGKKATAGTQASQAQLGEAAGPASETPAGTESPHSSASPCQEHKRGGLGELKGTPTAALSPPEPAPSPGQQQAAAHLLGPPHHPGLPPEAHLKPEHHYAFNHPFSINNLMSSEQQHHHSHHHHQPHKMDLKTYEQVMHYPGYGSPMPGSLAMGPVTNKAGLDASPLAADTSYYQGVYSRPIMNSS; encoded by the exons ATGCACTCGGCTTCCAGTATGCTGGGAGCCGTGAAGATGGAAGGGCACGAGCCGTCCGACTGGAGCAGCTACTATGCCGAGCCCGAG GGCTACTCTTCCGTCAGCAACATGAACGCCGGCCTGGGGATGAACGGCATGAATACTTACATGAGCATGTCGGCGGCCGCCATGGGCAGCGGCTCCGGCAACATGAGCGCTGGCTCCATGAACATGTCGTCGTACGTGGGCGCGGGCATGAGCCCGTCCCTGGCCGGCATGTCCCCAGGCGCGGGCGCCATGGCGGGCATGGGCGGCTCGGCCGGGGCGGCTGGCGTGGCGGGCATGGGACCGCACTTGAGTCCGAGCCTTAGCCCCCTCGGGGGACAGGCGGCTGGGGCCATGAGTGGTCTGGCCCCATATGCCAATATGAACTCCATGAGTCCCATGTACGGGCAGGCGGGCCTGAGCCGCGCGCGCGACCCCAAGACTTACCGGCGCAGTTACACGCACGCCAAGCCGCCCTATTCGTACATTTCGCTCATCACCATGGCCATCCAACAGAGCCCCAACAAGATGCTGACGCTGAGCGAGATCTACCAGTGGATCATGGACCTCTTTCCCTTCTACCGGCAGAACCAGCAGCGCTGGCAGAACTCCATTCGCCACTCGCTCTCCTTCAACGACTGTTTTCTCAAGGTGCCCCGCTCGCCAGACAAGCCCGGCAAGGGCTCTTTTTGGACCCTGCACCCCGACTCGGGCAACATGTTCGAGAACGGCTGCTACCTACGTCGCCAGAAACGTTTCAAGTGCGAGAAGCAGCTGGCTCTGAAGGAAGCCGCGGGTGCCGGGGGCGGAGGCAAGAAGGCGACTGCTGGGACCCAGGCCTCGCAGGCTCAGCTCGGGGAGGCCGCCGGACCGGCCTCCGAGACTCCGGCGGGCACCGAGTCGCCTCATTCGAGCGCCTCCCCGTGCCAGGAGCATAAGCGTGGGGGTCTGGGAGAGCTGAAAGGGACGCCTACCGCGGCGCTGAGCCCCCCGGAGCCGGCGCCCTCGCCAGGGCAGCAGCAGGCCGCGGCCCACCTGCTGGGCCCGCCCCATCACCCTGGCCTGCCGCCTGAAGCCCATCTCAAACCTGAGCACCACTACGCCTTCAATCACCCCTTCTCCATCAACAACCTCATGTCCTCGGAGCAGCAACACCACCacagccatcaccaccaccagcccCACAAAATGGACCTCAAGACCTACGAACAGGTGATGCACTACCCTGGCTACGGTTCTCCCATGCCCGGCAGCTTGGCCATGGGCCCGGTCACGAACAAAGCGGGCCTGGACGCCTCGCCCCTGGCCGCAGACACCTCCTACTACCAGGGGGTATACTCCCGACCCATTATGAACTCCTCTTAA